A single Primulina huaijiensis isolate GDHJ02 unplaced genomic scaffold, ASM1229523v2 scaffold43349, whole genome shotgun sequence DNA region contains:
- the LOC140970100 gene encoding zinc finger CCCH domain-containing protein 24 isoform X1 codes for MECRDSSDQQNPPEKSSLSSEADNNVPDKRKRESEPDSEHQNLWWKTTLCSYFRRFDGSCSHGESCRYAHGEAELRPRPDNSWDPTSERAKKIARTETNGGEKEGEAGNVMMTEALEVEGEENSLGLSKCLVNLPMKWTTDDLKNFLSEEGILFNSVKKKKGMYVGFVTFESMEHAIIAVKALDGKSIRNNRTLKVSDVVPRSFEKMSKVATPSKTTQEVESPSQAVDGSNMIATAIDDDDNDDGSSIPNGLVLKGRSVRDVVTPLAHLTYSNQIETKKNSLMQNLRKLTNNVRKACPNGVSLPEWILKSKEIGRLPCELMGVIDSPLINGYRNKCEFSVGYSLQGKPTVGFLLGNFREGVTAVEEPVGCPNVSRISGKYAAIFQDFLQHSPLPLWNRLNNSGFWRQLTVREGRKPCKSSEADNFENFIQEVLLIVQVCTLGFDDGHVKVEVEKLAQAFSVGSSTESPSLPLTAFVIQDHTGISNVAPSDSPMRYVFTRRDESDCGLQMTDDIVEPRIHDHINDLRFSISPTAFFQVNTLAAEKLYALAGDWAGLGPDTLLFDICCGTGTIGLTLAHRVGMVVGIEMNASAISDAQRNAEINGIKNCNFVCGKAEDVIASLMKDYLASAKKLDDISDASENNEETINANKEKMTDADHVLGPEDSSSIDHENVSSGSKCSRDENELQKKCTLKSSDPLQQFKNVVAIVDPPRAGLHPTVIKVLRTQSRLKRLVYISCNPESLVANAIELCTPSGDKTEKGNNQNNWQWRHMSAAGLARHRSKSMPYSEPFKPIKAMGVDLFPHTPHCELVMLLER; via the exons ATGGAGTGCCGCGATTCCTCCGACCAACAGAACCCGCCGGAAAAGAGTTCTCTTTCCTCCGAGGCTGATAACAATGTTCCCGATAAACGGAAGAGGGAATCCGAGCCGGACTCAGAACATCAGAACTTGTGGTGGAAAACGACCCTGTGCTCCTACTTCCGGAGGTTTGACGGCTCGTGCAGCCACGGGGAGTCATGCAGGTATGCCCACGGTGAGGCGGAGCTGCGGCCCAGACCCGACAATTCCTGGGACCCCACTTCCGAGCGGGCAAAAAAGATTGCGAGGACAGAAACTAATGGAGGAGAAAAAGAGGGAGAGGCGGGCAATGTAATGATGACGGAGGCGTTGGAGGTGGAAGGTGAGGAGAATTCTTTGGGATTATCCAAATGCTTGGTGAATTTGCCGATGAAATGGACTACGGATGATTTGAAGAACTTCCTGAGTGAAGAG GGAATTCTCTTCAACTCGgtcaagaaaaagaaaggcatgTATGTTGGATTTGTAACTTTTGAAAGCATGGAACATGCCATAATTGCAGTAAAG GCCCTGGATGGGAAATCTATTCGAAATAACAGAACCTTGAAGGTTTCTGATGTCGTTCCACGGTCTTTTGAGAAAATGAGTAAAGTTGCAACTCCTTCTAAGACAACACAAGAAGTAGAGAGCCCTTCACAGGCTGTTGATGGTTCTAATATGATTGCAACAGCTATTGATGATGACGACAATGATGATGGCAGTTCAATTCCAAATGGTTTAGTTTTAAAGGGTAGAAGTGTCCGTGATGTCGTGACTCCTCTTGCTCACTTGACATATTCCAATCAGATAGAGACCAAGAAGAACTCTCTAATGCAGAATCTTAGAAAATTA ACTAACAATGTGCGGAAGGCTTGTCCGAATGGAGTTTCACTTCCGGAATGGATTCTGAAATCTAAAGAAATAG GTCGCCTTCCATGTGAGCTGATGGGTGTGATCGATTCACCTCTTATTAATGGATACAGAAACAAGTGTGAATTCTCTGTTGGATATTCCTTGCAAGGCAAACCTACTGTTGGATTTTTACTTGGGAATTTCAG GGAGGGTGTGACTGCTGTTGAGGAACCTGTGGGCTGCCCAAACGTTTCCAGAATATCTGGGAAATATGCTgctatttttcaagattttttgcAGCATTCACCCTTGCCTCTGTGGAATAGATTAAATAATTCTGGATTCTGGCGTCAGCTTACG GTTCGTGAAGGCAGGAAACCTTGCAAGTCTTCTGAGGCTGACAATTTTGAGAACTTTATTCAAGAGGTCCTGCTCATAGTTCAG GTTTGCACACTGGGTTTTGATGATGGACATGTGAAAGTCGAAGTTGAAAAGCTAGCTCAAGCATTTTCCGTTGGATCTTCAACAGAATCTCCTTCCTTGCCTCTAACGGCTTTTGTGATTCAG GATCACACTGGAATATCAAATGTTGCACCTTCTGATTCCCCCATGAGATATGTTTTTACTCGTAGAGATGAAAGTGATTGTGGACTGCAGATGACTGATGATATCGTAGAACCAAGAATTCATGATCACATTAACGATCTTCGCTTTTCAATCTCGCCTACAGCTTTCTTTCAG GTTAACACCCTTGCAGCCGAGAAACTGTATGCTCTTGCTGGGGACTGGGCTGGTCTGGGTCCTGATACACTGCTATTTGATATTTGCTGTGGCACAGGGACAATTGGCCTGACTTTAGCTCATCGTGTTGGTATG GTTGTTGGCATTGAAATGAATGCTTCTGCAATTTCAGATGCTCAGAGGAATGCAGAAATTAACGGCATAAAGAACTGCAATTTTGTTTGTGGAAAG GCAGAGGATGTTATTGCGTCATTGATGAAAGATTACCTAGCTTCAGCTAAGAAACTAGATGACATTTCGGATGCATCTGAGAATAATGAGGAGACAATCAATGCAAACAAAGAGAAGATGACTGATGCAGACCATGTGCTTGGACCTGAAGATAGCTCGAgcattgatcatgagaatgtcagcaGTGGGAGTAAATGTTCAAGAGATGAGAACGAGCTGCAAAAGAAGTGTACCTTGAAAAGCAGTGACCCACTTCAGCAATTCAAAAATGTTGTAGCTATAGTAGATCCTCCACGTGCAGGGCTTCACCCCACT GTAATCAAGGTTCTGAGAACACAATCTCGTTTGAAGAGGCTCGT CTACATTTCTTGTAATCCTGAAAGTCTTGTGGCAAATGCTATCGAGCTTTGCACACCATCTGGTGACAAAACCGAGAAAGGCAATAACCAGAACAACTGGCAATGGAGACATATGAGTGCAGCTGGTCTGGCTCGGCACAGATCTAAGTCTATGCCCTATTCTGAGCCGTTTAAGCCTATCAAAGCCATGGGAGTTGATCTTTTCCCTCATACACCACATTGTGAGCTAGTGATGCTCCTGGAGAGGTAA
- the LOC140970100 gene encoding zinc finger CCCH domain-containing protein 24 isoform X2, with product MECRDSSDQQNPPEKSSLSSEADNNVPDKRKRESEPDSEHQNLWWKTTLCSYFRRFDGSCSHGESCRYAHGEAELRPRPDNSWDPTSERAKKIARTETNGGEKEGEAGNVMMTEALEVEGEENSLGLSKCLVNLPMKWTTDDLKNFLSEEGILFNSVKKKKGMYVGFVTFESMEHAIIAVKALDGKSIRNNRTLKVSDVVPRSFEKMSKVATPSKTTQEVESPSQAVDGSNMIATAIDDDDNDDGSSIPNGLVLKGRSVRDVVTPLAHLTYSNQIETKKNSLMQNLRKLTNNVRKACPNGVSLPEWILKSKEIGRLPCELMGVIDSPLINGYRNKCEFSVGYSLQGKPTVGFLLGNFREGVTAVEEPVGCPNVSRISGKYAAIFQDFLQHSPLPLWNRLNNSGFWRQLTVREGRKPCKSSEADNFENFIQEVLLIVQVCTLGFDDGHVKVEVEKLAQAFSVGSSTESPSLPLTAFVIQMTDDIVEPRIHDHINDLRFSISPTAFFQVNTLAAEKLYALAGDWAGLGPDTLLFDICCGTGTIGLTLAHRVGMVVGIEMNASAISDAQRNAEINGIKNCNFVCGKAEDVIASLMKDYLASAKKLDDISDASENNEETINANKEKMTDADHVLGPEDSSSIDHENVSSGSKCSRDENELQKKCTLKSSDPLQQFKNVVAIVDPPRAGLHPTVIKVLRTQSRLKRLVYISCNPESLVANAIELCTPSGDKTEKGNNQNNWQWRHMSAAGLARHRSKSMPYSEPFKPIKAMGVDLFPHTPHCELVMLLER from the exons ATGGAGTGCCGCGATTCCTCCGACCAACAGAACCCGCCGGAAAAGAGTTCTCTTTCCTCCGAGGCTGATAACAATGTTCCCGATAAACGGAAGAGGGAATCCGAGCCGGACTCAGAACATCAGAACTTGTGGTGGAAAACGACCCTGTGCTCCTACTTCCGGAGGTTTGACGGCTCGTGCAGCCACGGGGAGTCATGCAGGTATGCCCACGGTGAGGCGGAGCTGCGGCCCAGACCCGACAATTCCTGGGACCCCACTTCCGAGCGGGCAAAAAAGATTGCGAGGACAGAAACTAATGGAGGAGAAAAAGAGGGAGAGGCGGGCAATGTAATGATGACGGAGGCGTTGGAGGTGGAAGGTGAGGAGAATTCTTTGGGATTATCCAAATGCTTGGTGAATTTGCCGATGAAATGGACTACGGATGATTTGAAGAACTTCCTGAGTGAAGAG GGAATTCTCTTCAACTCGgtcaagaaaaagaaaggcatgTATGTTGGATTTGTAACTTTTGAAAGCATGGAACATGCCATAATTGCAGTAAAG GCCCTGGATGGGAAATCTATTCGAAATAACAGAACCTTGAAGGTTTCTGATGTCGTTCCACGGTCTTTTGAGAAAATGAGTAAAGTTGCAACTCCTTCTAAGACAACACAAGAAGTAGAGAGCCCTTCACAGGCTGTTGATGGTTCTAATATGATTGCAACAGCTATTGATGATGACGACAATGATGATGGCAGTTCAATTCCAAATGGTTTAGTTTTAAAGGGTAGAAGTGTCCGTGATGTCGTGACTCCTCTTGCTCACTTGACATATTCCAATCAGATAGAGACCAAGAAGAACTCTCTAATGCAGAATCTTAGAAAATTA ACTAACAATGTGCGGAAGGCTTGTCCGAATGGAGTTTCACTTCCGGAATGGATTCTGAAATCTAAAGAAATAG GTCGCCTTCCATGTGAGCTGATGGGTGTGATCGATTCACCTCTTATTAATGGATACAGAAACAAGTGTGAATTCTCTGTTGGATATTCCTTGCAAGGCAAACCTACTGTTGGATTTTTACTTGGGAATTTCAG GGAGGGTGTGACTGCTGTTGAGGAACCTGTGGGCTGCCCAAACGTTTCCAGAATATCTGGGAAATATGCTgctatttttcaagattttttgcAGCATTCACCCTTGCCTCTGTGGAATAGATTAAATAATTCTGGATTCTGGCGTCAGCTTACG GTTCGTGAAGGCAGGAAACCTTGCAAGTCTTCTGAGGCTGACAATTTTGAGAACTTTATTCAAGAGGTCCTGCTCATAGTTCAG GTTTGCACACTGGGTTTTGATGATGGACATGTGAAAGTCGAAGTTGAAAAGCTAGCTCAAGCATTTTCCGTTGGATCTTCAACAGAATCTCCTTCCTTGCCTCTAACGGCTTTTGTGATTCAG ATGACTGATGATATCGTAGAACCAAGAATTCATGATCACATTAACGATCTTCGCTTTTCAATCTCGCCTACAGCTTTCTTTCAG GTTAACACCCTTGCAGCCGAGAAACTGTATGCTCTTGCTGGGGACTGGGCTGGTCTGGGTCCTGATACACTGCTATTTGATATTTGCTGTGGCACAGGGACAATTGGCCTGACTTTAGCTCATCGTGTTGGTATG GTTGTTGGCATTGAAATGAATGCTTCTGCAATTTCAGATGCTCAGAGGAATGCAGAAATTAACGGCATAAAGAACTGCAATTTTGTTTGTGGAAAG GCAGAGGATGTTATTGCGTCATTGATGAAAGATTACCTAGCTTCAGCTAAGAAACTAGATGACATTTCGGATGCATCTGAGAATAATGAGGAGACAATCAATGCAAACAAAGAGAAGATGACTGATGCAGACCATGTGCTTGGACCTGAAGATAGCTCGAgcattgatcatgagaatgtcagcaGTGGGAGTAAATGTTCAAGAGATGAGAACGAGCTGCAAAAGAAGTGTACCTTGAAAAGCAGTGACCCACTTCAGCAATTCAAAAATGTTGTAGCTATAGTAGATCCTCCACGTGCAGGGCTTCACCCCACT GTAATCAAGGTTCTGAGAACACAATCTCGTTTGAAGAGGCTCGT CTACATTTCTTGTAATCCTGAAAGTCTTGTGGCAAATGCTATCGAGCTTTGCACACCATCTGGTGACAAAACCGAGAAAGGCAATAACCAGAACAACTGGCAATGGAGACATATGAGTGCAGCTGGTCTGGCTCGGCACAGATCTAAGTCTATGCCCTATTCTGAGCCGTTTAAGCCTATCAAAGCCATGGGAGTTGATCTTTTCCCTCATACACCACATTGTGAGCTAGTGATGCTCCTGGAGAGGTAA